Proteins encoded by one window of Salvia splendens isolate huo1 chromosome 14, SspV2, whole genome shotgun sequence:
- the LOC121765876 gene encoding transcription elongation factor TFIIS-like encodes MEKELTKLFESVKRAADGAENSPAEEDRCVDALKQLKKFPVNYQVLVSTQVGKRLRQLTKHRSDKIKALASDVVDIWKGIIVKETMKNKKNGNSENGDSAKTESRSEADEAKNFQRTNSMKSENSPAPKKLTVDNYGKSTKSGSSSSAKSEKAEVQKFSTSVQKPPPKLSSPVSCKDPVRDKVREILAEALCKVYGEADTDLKQSIDQHDPNRVAVQVESAMFEKWGKSNGQHKFKYRSVMFNIKDQNNPDFRRKVLTGEFSPPEILELTPEQMASDARQMENEEIKQRALFNSERAAAPKASTNEFRCGRCKKKECTYYQMQTRSADEPMTTFVTCVNCNNHWKFC; translated from the exons ATGGAGAAGGAGCTGACTAAGCTTTTCGAGTCGGTGAAGAGAGCTGCGGATGGGGCTGAGAACTCGCCTGCGGAGGAGGATCGATGCGTTGATGCATTAAAGCAACTCAAGAAGTTCCCTGTTAATTATCAAGTCCTTGTATCCACACag GTGGGTAAACGTCTTCGCCAACTGACTAAACATAGAAGCGATAAGATCAAAGCGCTGGCTTCTGATGTGGTTGATATTTGGAAAGGCATAATTGTCAAAGAAACAATGAAAAACAAGAAGAATGGAAATAGTGAAAATGGTGATTCCGCGAAAACCGAGTCTCGTTCAGAAGCTGATGAGGCAAAGAATTTCCAGAGGACAAACTCAATGAAATCTGAAAACTCTCCAGCTCCTAAGAAATTGACGGTGGACAATTATGGTAAGTCCACAAAGTCGGGAAGTTCCTCCAGCGCCAAAAGTGAGAAAGCCGAAGTCCAGAAATTCAGTACTTCAGTGCAAAAACCACCGCCAAAACTGTCTTCTCCTGTATCCTGCAAAGACCCAGTGAGGGACAAAGTTCGGGAAATTCTGGCAGAAGCATTGTGCAAAGTATATGGTGAGGCTGACACGGATTTGAAACAAAGCATTGATCAACACGACCCAAACCGAGTTGCTGTTCAAGTAGAGAGCGCCATGTTTGAGAAGTGGGGCAAGTCCAACGGCCAGCACAAGTTCAAGTACAGGTCGGTGATGTTCAACATCAAGGATCAAAACAACCCGGATTTCCGGAGGAAAGTCCTGACTGGGGAGTTCTCGCCACCAGAGATTCTAGAACTGACGCCAGAGCAAATGGCTAGTGACGCAAGGCAGATGGAGAACGAAGAGATAAAGCAGAGGGCGTTGTTCAACAGCGAACGAGCAGCTGCACCGAAAGCTAGCACGAACGAGTTCAGATGCGGCCGGTGCAAGAAGAAGGAATGCACTTACTATCAGATGCAGACGAGGAGTGCGGATGAGCCCATGACTACGTTTGTCACCTGTGTAAACTGCAACAACCATTGGAAGTTCTGCTGA
- the LOC121764821 gene encoding transcription elongation factor TFIIS-like — MEKELTELFESVKRAADGSEKSPAEVDRCVDALKQLKKFPVNYQVLVSTQVGKRLRQLTKHRSNKIKALASDVVDIWKGIIVKETMKNKKNGNSENGDSAKTSENGDYAKTESRSEADEAKNFQRTNSMKSENSTAPKKLMVDSYGKSTKSGSSSSSKIEKVDVQKSSVQKPPPKLSSPVSCKDPVRDKVREILAEALCKVYGEADADLKQSIDQHDPNRVAVQVETAMFEKWGKSNGQHKFKYRSVMFNIKDQNNPDFRRKVLTGEFSPPEILELTPEQMASDARQVQNEEIKQKALFNSERAAAPKASTNEFRCGRCKKKECTYYQMQTRSADEPMTTFVTCVNCNNHWKFC, encoded by the exons ATGGAGAAGGAGCTGACTGAGCTTTTCGAGTCTGTGAAGAGAGCTGCGGATGGGTCTGAGAAATCTCCTGCGGAGGTGGATCGATGCGTCGATGCATTAAAGCAACTCAAAAAGTTCCCTGTTAATTATCAAGTCCTTGTATCCACACAG GTGGGTAAACGTCTTCGCCAACTGACTAAACATAGAAGCAATAAGATCAAAGCGCTGGCTTCTGATGTGGTTGATATTTGGAAAGGCATAATTGTCAAAGAAACAATGAAAAACAAGAAGAATGGCAATAGTGAAAATGGCGATTCTGCGAAAACTAGTGAAAATGGTGATTATGCGAAAACTGAGTCTCGTTCAGAAGCTGATGAGGCGAAGAATTTCCAGAGGACAAACTCAATGAAATCTGAAAACTCTACAGCTCCTAAGAAATTGATGGTGGACAGTTATGGTAAGTCCACAAAGTCAGGAAGTTCCTCCAGCTCTAAAATTGAGAAAGTCGATGTCCAGAAATCTTCAGTGCAAAAACCACCACCAAAACTGTCGTCTCCTGTATCCTGCAAAGACCCAGTGAGGGACAAAGTCCGGGAAATTCTGGCAGAAGCATTGTGCAAAGTATATGGTGAGGCTGATGCGGATTTGAAACAAAGCATTGATCAACATGACCCAAACCGAGTTGCTGTTCAAGTGGAGACCGCCATGTTTGAGAAGTGGGGCAAGTCCAACGGCCAGCACAAGTTCAAGTACAGGTCGGTGATGTTCAACATCAAGGATCAAAACAACCCGGATTTCCGGAGGAAAGTCCTGACTGGGGAGTTCTCGCCACCTGAGATTCTGGAACTGACGCCTGAGCAAATGGCTAGTGATGCAAGGCAGGTACAGAACGAAGAGATAAAGCAGAAGGCGTTGTTCAACAGCGAACGAGCAGCTGCACCGAAAGCTAGCACGAACGAGTTTAGATGCGGCCGGTGCAAGAAAAAGGAGTGCACTTACTATCAGATGCAGACGAGGAGTGCTGATGAGCCCATGACTACGTTTGTCACCTGTGTAAACTGCAACAACCACTGGAAGTTCTGCTGA
- the LOC121764615 gene encoding uncharacterized protein LOC121764615, with the protein MEAAVSHPRATYHHFSTFSPKIGAFRPNALPLTVRINQRSNLKVMKCAKADSVPAAEQRLVLGNEEVSDMEEELRKLNGKCGGIGGIVELMECLEREAIMGDDEGREPTDYNRRALIFDRSSRVFQALKQQSQTLDTTSA; encoded by the coding sequence ATGGAAGCTGCAGTTTCTCACCCTAGAGCAACTTATCATCACTTTTCCACCTTCTCGCCCAAAATTGGGGCATTTCGCCCTAACGCCTTGCCACTCACGGTTCGAATCAATCAGAGGAGTAATTTGAAAGTGATGAAATGCGCGAAGGCGGATTCAGTTCCTGCGGCGGAGCAGAGACTGGTGCTGGGGAATGAAGAGGTGTCGGATATGGAGGAGGAGTTGAGGAAACTGAACGGGAAGTGCGGAGGGATAGGAGGGATAGTGGAATTGATGGAGTGTCTAGAGAGAGAGGCGATAATGGGAGACGATGAGGGGAGAGAGCCGACTGATTACAACCGGAGAGCCCTCATTTTCGACCGGAGTTCTAGAGTGTTCCAGGCTCTCAAGCAACAGTCACAAACACTGGACACAACCTCTGCTTGA